In Marinitoga hydrogenitolerans DSM 16785, the following are encoded in one genomic region:
- a CDS encoding YceD family protein, with protein sequence MLNDKLRDTKLIYDIEKIEEKETFAFQLSWKKIDTPEGILDFLSPIDVKFEIEKNDEGFVIKGTVETSIKLICSRCLKEFEQKINGVIEAFYINDSLQDLYTKSEKLDSLDNIIFFSENKVDITDRIIESILMEIPEKPLCKEDCKGLCPVCGEDLNENLNHNHEEDYVDPRFSKLLEIFNDEK encoded by the coding sequence ATGTTAAATGATAAATTGAGAGATACAAAGCTGATTTATGATATAGAAAAAATAGAAGAGAAAGAAACGTTTGCGTTTCAACTATCTTGGAAAAAAATAGATACACCCGAAGGTATATTAGATTTTTTGTCTCCAATTGATGTAAAATTTGAAATAGAAAAAAATGATGAAGGTTTTGTAATAAAAGGAACTGTTGAAACTAGTATAAAATTGATATGTTCTAGGTGTTTAAAAGAGTTTGAACAAAAAATAAATGGAGTAATTGAAGCATTTTATATTAATGATAGCTTACAAGATTTATACACTAAAAGTGAAAAATTAGATTCTTTAGATAATATTATTTTCTTTTCAGAAAATAAAGTAGATATAACTGATAGAATTATAGAATCAATTTTAATGGAGATTCCAGAAAAACCATTATGTAAAGAAGATTGTAAGGGCTTATGTCCAGTATGTGGTGAGGATTTAAATGAAAACCTTAATCACAATCATGAAGAGGATTATGTAGATCCAAGATTTTCAAAATTATTGGAAATATTTAATGATGAAAAATAA
- the rpmF gene encoding 50S ribosomal protein L32, which produces MAVPKQKTSRARTHRRRAANLYKAIKVNVSKCPNCGEPKLPHRVCLNCGYYNGKQILEIGE; this is translated from the coding sequence ATGGCTGTACCTAAGCAAAAAACATCAAGAGCAAGAACACATAGAAGAAGAGCTGCAAATTTATACAAGGCAATTAAGGTTAATGTATCAAAATGTCCAAATTGTGGAGAACCAAAACTCCCCCATAGAGTTTGTTTAAATTGTGGTTACTATAATGGAAAACAAATATTGGAAATAGGAGAATAA
- the plsX gene encoding phosphate acyltransferase PlsX, which produces MSEKPKIGLDLFGGDNAPNSNLEGAIFALKNGYIDELYLIGGEESLKNDLPKEIRSRIKLIKAENIVDNHTKPTEVLKLKKSSIYIGNEMMKKGELDAFVSAGNTGALLAAGTFITGRISGIDRPALVIPLPGKGGKPRILVDGGANAELKPAHFISLAKEGVAFAKFLGIKEPKVHILNIGTEESKGTKLVKEAAEYLKSDPKINYIGFVEGRDIFEKEIDVIVTDGFTGNNMLKTIEGTAYYILSELKEKISNGGLLVKLGALLMKKSLKGLKSSLDYRQYGGTFFLGINGILVKAHGSSDSEAIANALSVANKAVKENIVDKIKEML; this is translated from the coding sequence ATGTCCGAAAAACCCAAAATAGGCTTAGACTTATTTGGTGGAGATAACGCGCCCAATTCAAATTTAGAGGGCGCGATTTTTGCTTTAAAAAATGGTTATATTGATGAGTTATACTTAATTGGGGGAGAAGAATCTTTAAAAAACGATTTACCTAAAGAAATACGATCTAGAATTAAGTTAATTAAAGCGGAAAATATAGTCGATAATCATACAAAACCAACAGAAGTACTAAAATTAAAAAAAAGTTCAATTTATATTGGAAATGAAATGATGAAAAAAGGTGAATTAGATGCTTTTGTAAGTGCAGGAAATACAGGAGCTTTACTTGCAGCTGGGACGTTTATTACAGGTAGGATTTCTGGAATAGATAGACCGGCATTGGTAATACCATTACCAGGAAAAGGTGGAAAACCAAGAATTTTAGTAGATGGTGGGGCTAATGCAGAATTAAAACCGGCACATTTTATATCTTTAGCAAAAGAAGGTGTAGCTTTTGCTAAATTTTTAGGGATAAAAGAGCCTAAGGTTCATATATTGAATATAGGTACTGAAGAGAGCAAAGGCACAAAGCTTGTTAAAGAAGCAGCAGAATATCTTAAAAGCGATCCGAAGATTAATTATATAGGTTTTGTTGAAGGAAGAGACATTTTTGAAAAAGAAATAGATGTAATTGTCACCGATGGTTTTACCGGTAATAATATGTTAAAGACAATTGAAGGAACAGCTTATTATATACTTTCAGAATTGAAAGAAAAAATTTCAAATGGTGGATTACTGGTCAAATTAGGAGCTCTTTTAATGAAAAAATCATTAAAAGGGCTGAAGTCTAGTTTAGATTATAGACAATATGGTGGGACCTTCTTTTTAGGAATAAATGGGATTTTAGTTAAGGCGCACGGTTCTTCTGATAGCGAAGCAATTGCAAATGCGCTATCTGTTGCTAATAAAGCAGTGAAGGAGAATATTGTGGATAAAATAAAAGAAATGTTGTAG
- the glmS gene encoding glutamine--fructose-6-phosphate transaminase (isomerizing): MCGIVGLVGKKEVKINDIIDGLKKLEYRGYDSAGIAFSQNSHIELIKATGKISNLKEALKEEINTYVDIGIAHTRWATHGGVTNLNAHPHTDCTGKIALVHNGIIENFQELRKELKEKGHTFKSETDTEVIAHLIEEYYDGNLFQAVLRAIKRLDGAYAIGVMQTDEKKIVSVRKGSPLVVAYSEDFALLASDITPIIKYTKDVYFMNDNEIAVLNPGNIEFFDINGEKIEKKSTHIDWDEQAAEKGGYDHFMLKEMNEQPEALKAAITGRIKNGKSILSEINNLKEFITEKLRKIFVVACGTSYHAGLTFKYFMNRYSKIGVDIEVASEFRYMNPHVDENTLVLAISQSGETIDTLEGIRIAKEKGAKVITISNVFGSTIPRESHGAIYMNTGPEIGVAATKTYTAQIAILYALGAKIIELTQGSNDEIRDILKGIEEMPEVYKKVLKLNERIKELAREYVKFQHMMYIGRGFGYPTALEGALKLKEISYIHAAGYQAGELKHGPIALLDEQFPVFAIIPKDSLYEKMKSNLMESKARNANIIAITTENNNEISQLTDEYICVPQVHEALYPLAMAPVIQLFAYNVAILRKLDPDKPRNLAKSVTVE, from the coding sequence ATGTGTGGAATTGTGGGATTAGTTGGGAAAAAAGAAGTAAAAATAAACGATATAATAGATGGATTAAAAAAATTAGAATATAGAGGATATGATTCAGCTGGTATAGCTTTTTCACAAAATTCTCATATAGAATTAATAAAAGCAACTGGTAAAATATCAAATTTAAAAGAAGCGTTAAAAGAAGAAATTAATACATATGTAGATATAGGAATTGCTCATACAAGATGGGCAACTCATGGTGGAGTGACAAATTTAAATGCACATCCACATACAGACTGTACAGGTAAAATAGCATTAGTGCATAATGGTATTATAGAAAACTTTCAAGAATTAAGAAAAGAATTAAAAGAAAAAGGTCATACCTTTAAATCCGAAACAGATACAGAGGTAATAGCTCATTTAATTGAAGAATATTATGATGGCAATTTGTTTCAGGCAGTATTAAGAGCGATAAAGCGATTAGATGGGGCTTATGCTATAGGAGTTATGCAAACAGATGAAAAAAAGATAGTATCTGTTAGAAAAGGAAGCCCGTTGGTGGTAGCATATAGTGAAGATTTTGCATTATTAGCTTCTGATATAACCCCTATAATAAAATATACAAAAGATGTGTATTTTATGAATGATAATGAAATAGCAGTATTAAATCCAGGCAATATAGAATTTTTTGATATAAATGGTGAAAAGATAGAAAAAAAATCAACACATATTGATTGGGATGAACAAGCAGCAGAAAAAGGCGGATATGATCATTTTATGTTGAAAGAGATGAACGAACAGCCAGAAGCACTAAAAGCAGCAATAACAGGAAGAATAAAAAATGGGAAGTCTATATTATCTGAAATAAACAATCTCAAAGAATTTATAACTGAGAAATTAAGGAAGATATTTGTAGTAGCCTGTGGAACCAGTTATCATGCGGGATTAACATTTAAATATTTTATGAATAGATATTCAAAAATAGGTGTTGATATTGAGGTAGCATCAGAATTTAGATATATGAATCCACATGTTGATGAAAATACATTAGTGTTAGCTATATCCCAATCTGGCGAAACAATAGATACATTGGAAGGAATAAGAATTGCAAAGGAAAAAGGAGCAAAAGTAATAACGATAAGTAATGTGTTTGGTTCAACTATCCCAAGGGAATCACATGGTGCAATATACATGAATACAGGTCCAGAAATAGGTGTTGCTGCAACTAAAACATATACAGCACAAATAGCTATTTTGTATGCATTAGGTGCAAAAATAATAGAATTAACTCAAGGCTCAAATGATGAGATAAGAGATATATTAAAAGGTATTGAAGAAATGCCAGAAGTTTATAAAAAAGTATTAAAACTGAATGAAAGAATAAAAGAGTTAGCCAGAGAATATGTTAAATTTCAACATATGATGTATATAGGAAGAGGTTTTGGATATCCAACAGCATTAGAAGGGGCGTTAAAATTAAAAGAAATAAGTTATATTCATGCTGCAGGATATCAGGCAGGGGAGTTAAAACATGGCCCAATAGCCTTATTAGATGAACAATTTCCAGTATTTGCGATAATACCAAAAGACTCATTATATGAAAAGATGAAATCAAATTTAATGGAATCTAAAGCAAGAAATGCTAATATAATAGCAATAACGACTGAAAATAATAATGAAATAAGTCAATTAACTGATGAATATATTTGTGTTCCGCAGGTACATGAAGCGTTATATCCTTTGGCTATGGCGCCTGTTATTCAATTATTTGCGTATAATGTAGCGATATTAAGAAAACTTGATCCGGATAAGCCGAGAAATTTGGCGAAAAGTGTTACAGTAGAGTAA
- the rsfS gene encoding ribosome silencing factor → MKLKSEEEIFELTKEIVKILDEKDAINIKVLNMKNSPLIVDYFVIATGNSETHLNALKDAVIEKFKEKNHKLLYFDKDRGYEWLIVDGGSIVVHIFTENAREFYDLEGLWSEAEKIDIQ, encoded by the coding sequence GTGAAGTTAAAATCAGAAGAGGAGATTTTTGAATTAACAAAAGAAATTGTTAAAATATTGGATGAAAAAGATGCTATAAATATAAAAGTATTGAATATGAAAAATTCTCCATTGATAGTTGACTATTTTGTAATAGCTACAGGTAATTCCGAAACACATTTGAATGCATTGAAAGATGCAGTTATTGAAAAATTTAAAGAAAAAAATCATAAACTCTTATATTTTGATAAAGATAGAGGATATGAATGGCTAATTGTAGATGGAGGAAGTATAGTAGTTCATATTTTTACTGAAAATGCAAGAGAATTTTATGATTTAGAAGGATTATGGAGCGAAGCAGAAAAAATTGATATTCAATAA
- the rpsB gene encoding 30S ribosomal protein S2: protein MSVISMKQLLEAGVHFGHRTRRWNPKMKPYIFTERKGIYIIDLQKSLKAVEEAYEFVREQAAEGKVILFVGTKKQAQQIMAEEAKRAGAYYVNNRWLGGLLTNFPTIKKRIKKLEELDEFVNSEEFEKLPKKEQSKIKKVYEKLDKNLGGLRGMKKIPDLLFLVDPRKEQIAVAEANMLGLPVIALVDTNCDPDPIDIVIPGNDDAIRAIKLITSKIADAYIEGREGRMGEEEVVEEEVVDAVEEVTKAKVEAEEKYGEVVEEEE, encoded by the coding sequence ATGTCAGTTATTAGTATGAAACAACTTTTAGAAGCAGGTGTTCACTTTGGACATAGAACTAGAAGATGGAATCCAAAGATGAAACCTTATATTTTCACAGAAAGAAAAGGTATTTATATTATCGATTTACAAAAGTCTTTAAAAGCTGTTGAAGAAGCATATGAGTTTGTTAGAGAACAGGCAGCAGAGGGAAAAGTTATTTTATTTGTTGGTACAAAAAAGCAAGCCCAACAAATTATGGCTGAAGAGGCAAAAAGAGCTGGAGCATATTATGTAAACAACAGATGGTTAGGCGGATTATTGACAAATTTCCCAACTATCAAAAAGAGAATTAAAAAATTGGAAGAGTTGGATGAATTTGTAAATTCTGAAGAATTTGAAAAATTACCTAAAAAAGAACAAAGCAAAATAAAAAAAGTTTATGAAAAATTAGATAAAAACCTTGGTGGATTAAGAGGAATGAAAAAAATTCCAGATTTATTATTTTTAGTTGATCCAAGAAAAGAACAAATAGCTGTAGCTGAAGCAAATATGTTGGGATTACCTGTAATCGCTTTAGTAGATACAAATTGTGATCCCGATCCAATAGACATAGTAATTCCTGGTAATGACGATGCTATTAGAGCTATAAAATTAATTACTTCAAAAATAGCTGATGCATATATCGAAGGTAGAGAAGGAAGAATGGGTGAAGAAGAAGTAGTAGAAGAAGAAGTAGTAGATGCTGTAGAAGAAGTAACAAAAGCAAAGGTTGAAGCTGAGGAAAAGTATGGTGAGGTTGTAGAAGAAGAAGAATAA
- the miaB gene encoding tRNA (N6-isopentenyl adenosine(37)-C2)-methylthiotransferase MiaB produces MKFYIKTFGCQMNVNESEIMTGILEKEGFEWTENPQEADFIVLNSCAVRGKAEHKLYGAIGQYEKLKKKKKELIIAVGGCVAEKEKESILNRFHGVNFVFGTRNYMEINNFYFKAKSGKRFADFTDKFEDITANLPKHPYSKHHGWINIIYGCNKYCTYCIVPYTRHFEKSRPVEDIIKEVEYYNNNNYREITFLGQNVDSYGKDFGDGNPKLDILIKEASKFESIKRIWFLTSYPTDITEKLINEVANNPKAAKNFHLPVQAGSNEILRKMNRRYTKEFYIELLDKIKSKVPQVTISGDIIVGFPGETDEDFMETVDLVKKARYERLNLAEYSPREGTISAKYYEDDVPKKIKNKRFQYLMNIQKQINHEENEKYLDKVVMVIQEGKIKSGAYLGRTINNKVVIFESNESLIGRFVKIKINKISAGPLYGEIISKENENKFESIEVFI; encoded by the coding sequence GTGAAATTTTATATAAAAACATTTGGATGTCAGATGAATGTTAATGAATCTGAGATTATGACAGGTATTTTGGAAAAAGAGGGCTTCGAATGGACAGAAAATCCACAAGAAGCTGATTTTATAGTATTAAACAGTTGTGCCGTTAGAGGAAAAGCAGAACATAAATTATATGGTGCAATTGGTCAATATGAAAAATTGAAGAAAAAGAAAAAAGAATTAATTATAGCAGTTGGTGGTTGTGTTGCTGAAAAAGAGAAAGAAAGTATATTAAATAGATTTCATGGAGTGAATTTTGTTTTTGGTACAAGGAATTATATGGAAATTAATAATTTTTATTTTAAGGCTAAAAGTGGAAAAAGATTTGCTGATTTTACAGATAAATTTGAAGATATTACTGCAAATTTGCCAAAACATCCATATAGTAAACATCATGGTTGGATAAATATAATATATGGATGTAATAAATATTGTACATATTGTATAGTACCTTATACAAGGCATTTTGAAAAAAGTAGACCTGTTGAAGATATTATTAAAGAGGTGGAATATTACAATAATAATAATTATAGAGAAATTACTTTTTTGGGTCAAAATGTAGATTCATATGGAAAAGACTTTGGTGATGGAAATCCTAAATTGGATATATTAATAAAAGAAGCTTCAAAGTTCGAATCTATTAAAAGAATATGGTTTTTGACTTCATATCCCACAGATATTACTGAAAAATTAATAAATGAAGTTGCAAATAATCCAAAAGCAGCTAAAAATTTCCATTTGCCAGTTCAAGCTGGAAGTAACGAAATATTGCGTAAAATGAACAGAAGATACACGAAAGAATTTTATATAGAATTGTTAGATAAAATAAAGAGTAAAGTTCCACAAGTTACCATTTCTGGAGATATTATTGTTGGATTTCCTGGAGAAACAGATGAAGATTTTATGGAAACAGTAGATTTAGTTAAAAAGGCAAGATATGAAAGATTGAACTTAGCAGAATATTCACCAAGAGAAGGGACAATTTCTGCTAAATATTATGAAGATGATGTTCCGAAAAAAATAAAAAACAAAAGATTTCAATATTTAATGAATATTCAAAAACAAATTAACCACGAAGAAAATGAGAAATATTTAGATAAAGTTGTTATGGTAATTCAAGAAGGAAAAATAAAATCTGGAGCTTATTTAGGAAGAACAATAAATAATAAAGTTGTAATTTTTGAAAGCAATGAGAGTCTAATCGGAAGGTTTGTGAAAATTAAAATTAATAAGATATCAGCAGGACCATTATATGGTGAAATTATTTCTAAAGAAAATGAAAATAAATTTGAAAGTATAGAAGTCTTTATATAA
- a CDS encoding HD-GYP domain-containing protein yields the protein MPFNKYKIYDSTNLSKDLLNIFIFDYISNINNAKIIISNKKANIDKPYILLEKEVLKLIENDIEIITMDFSIENFQILLLKLLSKVFNEEPFELLYLLEEKRKEVGEFIKNLIVLFEVEDKKSSMSHTQRVAYYAKKFADYLGKSKDEINLIYDVAMLHDIGRIGIEQLMLFSKTRVYDLEEWDLEHTIAGSIFLSNRKELWYAMDVVRSHHEHWDGTGYPDHLKKEEIPYLARFIGIIDWFDWATHTATSEHFGILSPQEAIEYIKFNLNKKFDPEIGKQFANFLKEYLSKEEFI from the coding sequence ATGCCCTTTAACAAATATAAAATTTACGATTCCACTAACTTATCAAAAGATTTATTAAATATATTTATTTTTGATTACATATCTAATATTAATAATGCTAAGATAATTATTTCTAACAAAAAAGCTAATATCGATAAACCTTATATTCTATTAGAAAAAGAAGTTTTAAAACTAATTGAAAATGATATCGAGATTATAACAATGGATTTTTCTATTGAGAATTTTCAGATACTACTATTAAAATTATTATCAAAAGTATTTAATGAAGAACCTTTTGAACTTTTATATTTACTGGAAGAAAAAAGAAAAGAAGTTGGGGAATTTATAAAAAATCTAATTGTTCTATTTGAAGTTGAAGATAAAAAAAGTAGTATGAGCCATACCCAAAGAGTAGCTTATTATGCTAAAAAATTCGCTGACTATTTAGGAAAATCTAAAGATGAAATAAATCTTATTTATGACGTTGCTATGTTACACGATATCGGTAGAATAGGAATAGAACAATTAATGCTTTTTTCCAAAACTCGTGTTTATGATCTTGAAGAATGGGACTTAGAACATACTATTGCTGGCTCTATCTTTTTATCAAACAGAAAAGAACTCTGGTATGCCATGGATGTTGTAAGATCTCACCATGAGCATTGGGATGGCACCGGCTATCCTGATCATTTAAAAAAAGAAGAAATACCATATTTAGCTCGGTTTATTGGAATTATTGACTGGTTTGATTGGGCAACACATACAGCAACATCTGAACATTTTGGAATATTATCTCCCCAAGAAGCTATTGAGTATATTAAATTTAATTTAAATAAAAAATTTGACCCTGAAATTGGGAAACAATTTGCTAACTTTTTAAAAGAATATTTATCAAAAGAGGAGTTTATATAA
- the tilS gene encoding tRNA lysidine(34) synthetase TilS encodes MKIEYEVLKFIKKYDMYEDGDRILLGVSGGRDSMVMLDILHKLKDNLGISLGVAHFNHSLRETSDEEELFVKSECRKRSLPFYSKKEDVKKYALENKIGIEEAARELRYNFFNELLEAKRYDKIAIAHYSKDLSETVIYRLVKGTGILGIGGILPIYKNVTRPILSLNFEILEKYVTINNVKYIVDESNFDTKYIRNKIRHEILPKFHEINEQYEDAIFRFAEITWEYRKYLEVIYNERVKIEGNIYKILIKKDFLDKEILRMIFLNLGQFPPSKLEVEKILSMKSKGKRKINNLFLEKEKNMLYISKEVNTLGGE; translated from the coding sequence ATGAAAATAGAGTATGAAGTATTAAAATTCATAAAAAAATATGATATGTATGAAGATGGAGACAGAATATTATTAGGAGTTTCTGGTGGAAGAGACTCTATGGTAATGTTAGATATATTGCATAAGTTAAAAGATAATTTAGGGATTTCATTAGGAGTTGCACATTTTAATCATTCTTTAAGAGAAACATCAGATGAAGAAGAATTGTTTGTTAAAAGCGAATGTAGAAAAAGAAGTCTTCCTTTTTATTCGAAAAAGGAAGATGTTAAGAAATACGCATTAGAGAATAAAATAGGCATAGAAGAAGCTGCAAGAGAGTTAAGATATAATTTTTTTAATGAACTTTTAGAAGCTAAACGTTATGATAAAATAGCAATAGCTCATTATTCGAAAGATTTGTCTGAGACGGTTATATATAGATTAGTGAAGGGAACAGGTATTTTGGGAATAGGAGGAATATTACCAATATACAAAAATGTTACAAGACCGATATTGAGTTTAAATTTTGAAATTTTAGAAAAATATGTTACAATTAACAATGTTAAATATATTGTAGATGAATCAAATTTTGATACGAAATATATAAGAAATAAGATTAGGCATGAGATTTTACCAAAATTTCATGAGATAAATGAGCAATATGAAGATGCTATTTTTAGATTTGCAGAAATCACGTGGGAATATAGAAAATATTTAGAGGTTATATATAATGAAAGAGTTAAAATTGAAGGGAATATATATAAGATTTTAATAAAAAAAGATTTTTTAGATAAAGAAATTTTAAGAATGATTTTTTTAAATTTAGGACAATTTCCTCCATCAAAATTAGAAGTTGAAAAAATCTTATCTATGAAATCCAAAGGAAAAAGAAAAATTAATAATCTATTTTTAGAAAAAGAAAAAAATATGCTCTATATATCGAAGGAGGTAAATACTCTTGGCGGAGAATAA
- the ftsH gene encoding ATP-dependent zinc metalloprotease FtsH: MAENKNNKNNDKKRLLGVITVYLIIGLIIFFIIRGMTVDTTSLTISYTEFVDLVDRGKISKVLVKDTGSLSIKTIDGQTYELFAPILLRDANFIDKLIEKNIEVDFKQDVTSGWLYGILSYVIPFIILIFLWMIMLRPLTGRGPQGMNFTKSPARKYDPEKERVTFDDVAGVDEAREELDDIVKFLKNPQVFNKIGARMPKGILLVGPPGTGKTLIARAVAGEARVPFFYISGSDFVELFVGVGAARVRDLFTQAKANAPAIIFIDEIDAVGRQRGAGLGGGHDEREQTLNQLLVEMDGFDPRAGIIIMAATNRPDILDKALLRPGRFDKKIILDMPDVKGREQILKIHMKGKPISPNIDIEVLARRTPGFSGADLENLINEAALLSARKGKKIIEMDELEEAIDRVIAGPARKSRIISKKTRKIIAYHELGHAIVGALLPNADPVHKVTIVPRGHQALGFTLQLPLEDKYLMTKEEILDRITGILGGRAAEELVFNQITSGAANDLQKATEYARIMILKFGMSERLGPIAWGSEEEEVFLGKELAKMKNYSEETASEIDNEIKRIIIESYDKAKKILEENEDKLHEIAKVLLEKETLSGEELNEMLGVKKNGSSIEEVGDNGGELGKD; the protein is encoded by the coding sequence TTGGCGGAGAATAAAAATAATAAAAATAACGACAAAAAAAGGTTATTAGGAGTTATAACAGTATATCTTATAATTGGTTTAATTATATTTTTTATAATTAGAGGTATGACAGTAGATACAACGAGTTTAACAATTAGCTATACAGAATTTGTTGATTTAGTTGATAGAGGGAAAATATCAAAAGTTTTGGTTAAAGATACAGGTAGTTTGAGTATAAAAACAATTGACGGTCAAACATATGAATTGTTTGCACCAATATTGCTTAGAGATGCTAATTTTATTGACAAACTAATAGAAAAGAATATAGAAGTGGATTTTAAACAGGATGTTACTTCTGGGTGGTTATATGGAATTTTAAGTTACGTCATACCATTTATTATCTTAATATTCTTATGGATGATAATGTTAAGACCATTAACTGGTAGAGGACCACAAGGAATGAATTTTACAAAGAGTCCTGCAAGAAAGTATGATCCAGAAAAAGAAAGAGTAACTTTTGATGATGTTGCAGGTGTAGATGAAGCAAGAGAAGAGTTAGACGATATTGTGAAATTCTTAAAAAATCCTCAAGTGTTTAATAAAATTGGAGCAAGGATGCCAAAAGGAATTTTATTAGTAGGACCTCCCGGTACAGGAAAAACATTAATAGCTAGAGCTGTTGCAGGTGAAGCGAGGGTTCCTTTTTTCTATATCAGTGGTTCTGATTTTGTTGAATTATTTGTAGGTGTAGGTGCTGCCAGAGTGAGAGATTTATTTACTCAGGCTAAAGCAAATGCTCCTGCGATAATTTTTATAGATGAAATTGATGCGGTTGGAAGGCAAAGAGGTGCAGGTTTAGGTGGAGGACATGATGAAAGAGAACAAACGTTAAACCAGCTGTTGGTAGAGATGGATGGTTTTGATCCTAGAGCTGGAATAATTATTATGGCAGCTACAAACAGACCAGATATATTAGATAAAGCACTATTAAGGCCTGGAAGATTTGATAAGAAAATAATTCTTGATATGCCTGATGTAAAGGGTAGAGAACAAATATTGAAGATACATATGAAAGGGAAACCCATTTCACCAAATATTGATATAGAAGTGTTAGCAAGAAGAACTCCGGGTTTTTCAGGAGCAGATTTGGAAAATTTAATTAATGAAGCAGCATTGTTATCAGCAAGAAAAGGTAAGAAAATTATTGAAATGGATGAATTAGAAGAAGCAATAGATAGAGTTATAGCAGGACCAGCAAGAAAAAGCAGGATAATCTCTAAAAAGACAAGGAAAATTATAGCTTATCATGAATTGGGTCATGCAATTGTGGGCGCATTACTCCCAAATGCAGATCCTGTACATAAAGTTACAATAGTACCAAGAGGTCATCAAGCTTTAGGCTTTACATTGCAGTTACCTTTAGAAGATAAGTATTTAATGACAAAAGAAGAAATATTGGATAGGATTACAGGTATATTAGGTGGTAGAGCGGCGGAAGAGTTAGTATTTAACCAAATCACGAGTGGTGCTGCAAATGATTTACAAAAGGCAACAGAATATGCAAGGATTATGATATTAAAATTTGGTATGAGTGAAAGACTTGGACCTATAGCCTGGGGGTCTGAGGAAGAAGAAGTATTTCTTGGTAAAGAATTGGCCAAAATGAAAAATTATAGTGAAGAAACAGCTAGTGAAATAGATAATGAAATAAAAAGAATTATAATAGAGTCATATGATAAAGCTAAGAAAATATTAGAGGAAAATGAAGATAAATTGCATGAAATAGCCAAAGTTTTACTTGAAAAAGAAACTTTAAGTGGGGAAGAATTGAACGAAATGTTAGGAGTGAAAAAAAACGGATCCTCAATTGAGGAGGTGGGAGATAATGGAGGTGAGTTGGGAAAAGATTAA
- a CDS encoding thioesterase family protein, whose product MEVSWEKIKELEGKEFNYSFSVNDESFLWSEKEEYKDFHLLSTTALLEEIFRASTEILEPYIPEHVAVVSSAKINHIAPTPYGFKVFMKIKIIYVKGNKIKFSADVYDEIEKIAQAEFKKFIVNKNALKRKNNEKSSKLI is encoded by the coding sequence ATGGAGGTGAGTTGGGAAAAGATTAAGGAATTAGAAGGTAAAGAATTTAATTATTCATTTAGTGTGAATGATGAAAGTTTTTTATGGTCTGAAAAGGAAGAATATAAAGATTTTCATTTATTATCTACTACAGCGTTATTAGAAGAAATATTTAGAGCATCAACAGAAATTTTAGAACCTTATATTCCAGAACATGTTGCCGTAGTATCTTCTGCAAAAATCAATCATATAGCCCCGACACCATATGGGTTTAAGGTTTTTATGAAAATAAAAATCATATATGTAAAAGGGAATAAAATTAAATTTTCAGCTGACGTTTATGATGAAATTGAAAAAATAGCTCAAGCTGAATTTAAAAAATTTATAGTTAATAAGAATGCTCTAAAAAGAAAAAATAATGAAAAATCATCAAAATTAATTTAA